Sequence from the Atribacterota bacterium genome:
TGGAAAAATACATTAAATTATTTATAGAACCAACATATAAGACTTCAGAACTGAATCAATGTCGAGTTAGGGAAAATTTACCATTTCTATTTGACTCATTATTTGAAAATAGTAATTTTCGCCAAAGAATTGATTATCTGCAAGTAATAAAAAAGTATTATAGAAAGTTTAATCTGCCTGATTTATCAGAAGATATTTCAGTATATTTATTGAATGGACTTAAAGATATACATTTTATACAAAATGAATATATTGAACAGGTATTTGTGGATTTTATAACCGGATTCATGCAAGATAAAAATAAGTTAATACGTATTACCGCACTGGACACGATTAACCATATCTTAGATAAAATTCCCAATGAAGATCCTTTTAGAATAGCCTGTCAGAATATTTTAAGCAGGATAACAGAATGTTCATTAATTCCTGCCGAAAATTATCTTCGTTTAAAAATAATGGAAAAGGTTAATGCAAATGAAAATCTGCTTAACCTTTTTAAAGAGAATTGTAAGCGTGATATTGAGAAAATAGACAGGATGTATTTGAATAATTTAAAATCTTCAACAGATGCAATTATCAAGAAGGTACAGATAGACATGCTTGCCGAGCGGGCAATATCTAATCGGGATGAATCTGTTTATACAGTACTGCATTTTAGCAATATCCTTAAGGTCAGCAGCCATGAATCAATTCGGAATTATGCCGGAAGAGCACTTATTAAAATTATGCCCTATTTAAATGTAGAACAAAAAAATGATATTTCTATCGAGTTGCTAAAAGCTTTGGAAATAGATGACTATCAATATACAAAATATATTCCGTATTACTTAGGACAGTCTATACCTTTTCTACCACCCCGGGAAATGGATGAGTTTATAAATGAATTAGAGGAAAAGGTCAAAATTGCAGATCAGTGGACTTGCACGTTATTAATACGAACACTGGCAGTAGCGATCAGTCGGTATGCTCCATACTCTGGCAGATATAAAGAAAATGTAGATAATTACAAGAATAGGTTATCTCGCATGCTGGGTATTTTAATGACTGGTTTAGCACACCATGATATGCTTATTAGAAGGGTAACAGCACGGGTAATAGGGAAAGAAATTATATCTTCCAACCATCTCACACTGAGAGAAAAAACAGATATAATACGGCTTATTGCAAAAAAATATCTTAACCTGATTGCACCTGTTTCTCAACATGATTCTTTGTTGTTTTTTGCAAATACCGTCTCATTACATCAATTTTATAAATATATTTCTGATTATTACTTTTATGAAGGGGAAATAAAAATACCTACTCCAAAATCAATTGCCTTTTTCCCGGGTTCGTTTGATCCATTTTCATTAAGTCATAAGGAAATAGTAAGGGAAATTGAAAAAATGGGAATGGAAGTATATTTGTCAGTTGATGAGTTTTCCTGGTCTAAACGTACCCAACCACATCTTTATAGGAAAAACTTAATAAATATGTCAATTGCAGATGAGTTAAATGTATATCTTTATCCTGAAAATCTGCCAAGCAATATTGCAAATCCAAATGATTTAAAAAAATTGAAAGAGCATTTTAGCCAATCCGAAGTATTTATTGTAACAGGGAGTGATGTTTTGCTAAATGCCTCCGCGTATAATAATATTGATGAGAATAATTCTTTAATACTTTTCCCCCACATAGTCTTTAATAGAAAATCATTTCATCTTAGTGAAAAAGACCAGAGAAGATATGATGAAATTATTAAAAAATTATCATCCAGAGTGATTCAATTAGATTTACAGGCTCCCTTTGAAGAAATAAGCTCGAGCCAGATAAGAAAAAATATAGATAATCATCGAGATATCTCAGATTTAGTTGACCCGCTTGCTGAACGTTATATTTATAAATTTGGACTATACCAAAGAGAACCACAATATAAATCGACATTACAAAAGGTTTATGTCAAGATTGAAGTAGTAGAGAAAATAACCAATAATCTTATCCAGCGTCTTGTTGAAGAAGTTTTCGTAGATAAACTGCAAAAAAAGGCAGAGGAGAGCCTGAAAAAATTCAATAAAAAACATAACCCAAGAATAGTTTTATTGAAAAATACTCAGGGTAGCGAAAGAATAATAGGATTTTCAGCTATTCACTGGGTTCGAAGTAGTCTTTTTTTTCATGAATTCAGAGATAATATAATAACTCAATATATCAGAGATAATGCAACCGGTCGAACGATTGTTATTGATGGAGTTTATGTTACTCCGAGGAATAGAAATGTTTCCAGAATCATAGATTTAAAACAGGTAATATTAAATGAAACAATTGCTTTCTGTGTGACAAAAGACTATGACTATGCTGTGTTCAAAAATATGATTCCCCAGTCAAATATTGCTGAAATGATAGAAATATTAGAGCTTTTTAATTTTACTCAACTGCCTATTAGTCATAGTTCTGAGCCTATTATGGCGGTAGATATCAGAAAACCCTGCACAATAAGCCTGGATATTGAAACATTGATAAAAGAACCATTTATGCATAATGATCGTATTATTGATACTATTAAATATACTCGAAAAAAACTACAGAGAGCAATAACACTCTTATATCCGGGTCATATTTTAATGCCATTTAACATTGATATTATAAACCAGTCAATTGTTGCAAAAGTTTGCAATGAAAATGGCATTTCTATTGAAGAGGGGAGAAAAAGACAATTAGGACCATTGATGTGTGTTCCTTTTGGAAAGATATTACATAAAATGGTAGTACCAAATACTGTTACAAAGTCTTTACATACAGATAAAATATTTACACCGGATATGAAGCATTTTAAAATAGATTCCTTTGGACATTATATGAGTCTGGAAAACCAGGTCAAAATGATACGTTCATTTAATAGACCGGTTTTACTGATTGATGATTTGCTTCACAAGGGGTATCGTCTGAAGGCCCTTAGTCCATTATTGAGAAAGGAAAAAATTAAGGTACATAAAATTATAGTTGGTTTATTATCAGGGAGAGGAAAAGAGCTGGGAATGATTCAAAAACGTTCTGTTGAAGGTGCCTATTTTATACCCAATCTGCGAGTTTGGTTTAATGAAAGCGATTTGTATCCCTTTATCGGAGGTGATGGATTATTCCGTCAGGAATATGAGCCTGCCAATTTAGTTCGATCAATAAATATGATTTTACCATTTGCCTATCCGGTTTTTCTTAAAGGAGTTGAGCACAAAATAATCTATCATTTATCTAAAACATGCATTGAAAATGCAATTGTAATCATGAAAGCGCTTGAAGAAGAATATCAGGCAATATACCATCGAAAATTAACATTAGATCATCTTGGTGAGGTAATAGTCTATCCACGTTATCCGGATCATGGTAAAGGCATGCATTATGACTTAGCGATAACTCCCTCAATTTATTTGGAAAATGACCTGGAATTACTACATAGAATCTGGAGAAACAGTAATAAAAATGATTCAAAAGATTTATTGATTCATCCTCATTCTCATGAATTTAAATTAGGAAAGGAAATGTTATGATTCATTATTATCGTTTACAAGATAAGCTGCTTTTTTCGGCAAAAAAAATCGAAGGCATAGCAGAGATACATGCTGAAAAAATAATGATTAGCAAAAATGAATCTATCTATTATTTGACAGGCAATAATTGGCAAAATAATAATCCTGTTTCGGTTTTAATACACCCGGATCAAATATTAGACACAGAAGTTGGAGTGGATATAACCCGGAAACAGAATGAAAGGGAAATATTATATAACAGCATCCCTGAATGGATTAAAGAAAGAATAAAAAAGAA
This genomic interval carries:
- a CDS encoding cytidyltransferase, producing MVLQKESNEVRMNIDKIVMELTRNDILLNYGLDATEMISITQNPEFLSRISFMINNKNFTASKTIELLAEKLKSIDSSLSKKQWLTQIYHFCKYLSFPDNKPELEDEDILVSRKQMFYIFLLIYRQVLALQKQYETSSFISRYSISFLSPAETRMLEQPDEYRNFINAFDRLFVYEMMALSKELFGHSTLDHVCGVHSLGLSIARQVNREGFPLDLGIISGSAAGHDIGKYGCRRSEQKRVPYLHYYYTDLWFQKQNIPYIGHIAVNHSVWDLELENLSLEAIILIYSDFRIKSKKNSNDMNVYSLQESFQVILSKLDNVDEKKEKRYRRVFAKLKDFEDFLIDKGVNVNEILFPENKGKISKRELHYPLLHGEEIIQQIKYLSLQHSFLLMHLLRNETSINTILETARSETKWQNLQEYLRIFAEYASYLNQNEKMLTLKFAYDQLVFPEEGIRRRSAKLIGYLIATYDEEYRKEIPDKVKVSPPKIKSTKLLEKYIKLFIEPTYKTSELNQCRVRENLPFLFDSLFENSNFRQRIDYLQVIKKYYRKFNLPDLSEDISVYLLNGLKDIHFIQNEYIEQVFVDFITGFMQDKNKLIRITALDTINHILDKIPNEDPFRIACQNILSRITECSLIPAENYLRLKIMEKVNANENLLNLFKENCKRDIEKIDRMYLNNLKSSTDAIIKKVQIDMLAERAISNRDESVYTVLHFSNILKVSSHESIRNYAGRALIKIMPYLNVEQKNDISIELLKALEIDDYQYTKYIPYYLGQSIPFLPPREMDEFINELEEKVKIADQWTCTLLIRTLAVAISRYAPYSGRYKENVDNYKNRLSRMLGILMTGLAHHDMLIRRVTARVIGKEIISSNHLTLREKTDIIRLIAKKYLNLIAPVSQHDSLLFFANTVSLHQFYKYISDYYFYEGEIKIPTPKSIAFFPGSFDPFSLSHKEIVREIEKMGMEVYLSVDEFSWSKRTQPHLYRKNLINMSIADELNVYLYPENLPSNIANPNDLKKLKEHFSQSEVFIVTGSDVLLNASAYNNIDENNSLILFPHIVFNRKSFHLSEKDQRRYDEIIKKLSSRVIQLDLQAPFEEISSSQIRKNIDNHRDISDLVDPLAERYIYKFGLYQREPQYKSTLQKVYVKIEVVEKITNNLIQRLVEEVFVDKLQKKAEESLKKFNKKHNPRIVLLKNTQGSERIIGFSAIHWVRSSLFFHEFRDNIITQYIRDNATGRTIVIDGVYVTPRNRNVSRIIDLKQVILNETIAFCVTKDYDYAVFKNMIPQSNIAEMIEILELFNFTQLPISHSSEPIMAVDIRKPCTISLDIETLIKEPFMHNDRIIDTIKYTRKKLQRAITLLYPGHILMPFNIDIINQSIVAKVCNENGISIEEGRKRQLGPLMCVPFGKILHKMVVPNTVTKSLHTDKIFTPDMKHFKIDSFGHYMSLENQVKMIRSFNRPVLLIDDLLHKGYRLKALSPLLRKEKIKVHKIIVGLLSGRGKELGMIQKRSVEGAYFIPNLRVWFNESDLYPFIGGDGLFRQEYEPANLVRSINMILPFAYPVFLKGVEHKIIYHLSKTCIENAIVIMKALEEEYQAIYHRKLTLDHLGEVIVYPRYPDHGKGMHYDLAITPSIYLENDLELLHRIWRNSNKNDSKDLLIHPHSHEFKLGKEML